The following proteins come from a genomic window of Pseudomonadota bacterium:
- a CDS encoding ABC transporter ATP-binding protein → MGQLVLEGIVKHFGKIEALQHVDLEVEDGEFFVILGPSAAGKTTTLRAIAGLEKLDAGRIVLDGIDMTDVPVQQRGIAMVFQNFALYPHMSTAKNLAYPLREEKLPRQQIKRRVDEIAEMLGITHTLTRKPASLSGGEQQRLAIGRAIIRNPTLLLLDEPLTNLDAKLRHDMRAEFKRLHRELGMTMIYATPDQLEALSMGQRVGVIIDGKIVQIETPSELYDAPRDRKVARLVGDPPMNFIPATLRRDGDEPSLELPFLNVQAADLRDSITAFGAGTEFYLGVRPQDIKLAGDSETGSAFDAEIAITEPQGDITILGLIAANEVLKMVVPEAEGARHGAGEEIRVRFNPHDGRLFLKESGALVM, encoded by the coding sequence TTGGGACAGCTCGTTCTAGAGGGCATAGTCAAGCACTTCGGCAAGATCGAAGCGCTGCAGCATGTCGACCTTGAGGTGGAAGACGGCGAATTTTTCGTCATCCTCGGGCCGAGCGCTGCCGGCAAGACGACAACGCTCCGTGCCATCGCCGGTTTAGAGAAACTGGACGCCGGGCGGATTGTGCTCGACGGCATAGATATGACCGATGTTCCTGTGCAGCAGCGCGGCATTGCGATGGTGTTTCAGAACTTCGCGCTCTATCCCCATATGAGCACGGCTAAAAATTTAGCCTATCCGCTGCGCGAAGAGAAATTGCCGCGCCAACAGATTAAGCGGCGTGTTGATGAGATCGCGGAAATGCTCGGCATTACCCACACGTTGACGCGCAAGCCTGCATCGCTTAGCGGCGGCGAACAGCAGCGCCTAGCCATCGGTCGCGCCATCATCCGCAACCCCACATTATTGTTGCTTGATGAGCCGCTAACAAATCTGGACGCCAAGCTGCGGCATGATATGCGCGCCGAATTCAAACGCCTGCACCGCGAGCTTGGCATGACCATGATTTACGCCACGCCGGATCAGCTCGAGGCGCTCAGCATGGGCCAGCGCGTTGGCGTGATCATCGACGGTAAAATTGTGCAGATCGAAACACCGAGCGAGCTTTACGACGCGCCGCGCGACCGCAAAGTGGCGCGCCTTGTCGGTGACCCGCCGATGAATTTTATCCCGGCAACGTTACGCCGCGATGGCGATGAACCCAGCCTAGAACTGCCGTTTTTAAATGTGCAAGCGGCGGATTTAAGAGATTCGATCACAGCCTTCGGCGCCGGCACGGAATTTTACCTCGGCGTCCGCCCGCAAGACATAAAACTTGCCGGAGATAGTGAAACGGGCAGCGCATTCGATGCTGAGATCGCCATCACCGAACCACAGGGAGACATCACTATTCTTGGTTTAATAGCCGCAAACGAGGTGCTGAAAATGGTGGTACCGGAGGCGGAAGGCGCGCGTCACGGCGCCGGTGAAGAAATTCGAGTGCGCTTTAATCCGCACGACGGCCGTTTATTTTTAAAAGAGTCAGGCGCTCTGGTTATGTGA